The following is a genomic window from Haloarcula sp. DT43.
TCCCGCCGAACCCCGCGAGGGACAGCATCGGTCCGACGTAGAGGCCGCCGCCGGTCAGTCGCTTCTGCTGTGCGAGTGGCCGACGAGCAGCGACACGGCGTTACAGACGACGAGCGCGACGAACGCGGTCCGCGTCGCCCCGGAGTGGAGCCCGGTGACCAGCAGTGGGAGATAGAGAAACGGGAGCGCAATCGCTGTCCAGAACGCGATGCCGCGAACCGCGGAGACGAGGGACTCGTCGAACGCTGGCAGGGACTCATCGAACTGGGCGAGTAATTCGTAGGCGGACGAACTTGACATGTGGAGGACCTATCCACGGCTTCTACTGGAGATATCTTATAACCTCCAGAGGTTTCCGCCCGTTTCGCTTCGTTTCACGCTGCATCGCCTGCGATACGTTCGTTTTACGAACGGCTAAGCGAGGCTTAGATGTTTTATCCGCCGCGTAGCGTCTGTGGGTGACGCTGTGGCACGTTCGGCCGGGACGGCGACGCGGTCGGCGGTCCGAGGGCTACGGGCCGAGAAGCGACACGGTCACGTCGTGGCCCGTGTCCCCTACTGTGGTGTTATCGACGACATAATCCGGCAGGGACGCCCGCCACTCGGCCAGTCGTTGCTCGTGGTAGGTCCGGTGGCGCTCGACCGAGTACGTCTCGTCGTCCGCAGCCCGGAGTTCGTCGGCAGTGTCGTCCGGCGTCGGGTACGGCGGCGCGTCCGCCGTCAGCAGCGCGTCGGGGGCGAGATGGACCGTTTCGTCGTCTTCGTCCGGCTGGACGACGTGGAGACGCGCTCGCATCCGCCCGCTGAATGGCGGCGTGATGCGCAACACGGTCTCCGAGCCGTCCGCGGTCGCCTCGATGGCCGCAACGAGGTCGGTAGCGCTTATCGCGACTGCTCTGATGTCTGTCGGGTCGGTGTCCGTGGCTGAGTCTGTGGGGTTCATCGTGCTGTCACATCCGGTCGGTGTAGTCCCAGGTGTGGAGTCGGTCGGGTGTTATCCGTATCCGCACCTCGCGGCGGTCGGGCGCGAGCAACCGTTCGGCGAGCGGCGAGTCGGTTCCGCCGAGATAGCGGTGTAGCAACTCGGTGAGTACCGTCTTGTCTTCGTCCGCGGTCATCGTCGCCGTCCCGTTGCCCCTGACGCCACGGTACGGCGGCTCGTTCGTCGAGACTTCGAACGAGACGGCGTCGTCGTAGTCGAGGTAGTCGACGACCGCCGCGTCCGCCCCGGTCGCACACTCGAAGGTCCC
Proteins encoded in this region:
- a CDS encoding pyridoxamine 5'-phosphate oxidase family protein; the encoded protein is MVTVSGPWTREETAQFLDAETVPLRLGCRTPADKPWMLSLWYRFVDGTFECATGADAAVVDYLDYDDAVSFEVSTNEPPYRGVRGNGTATMTADEDKTVLTELLHRYLGGTDSPLAERLLAPDRREVRIRITPDRLHTWDYTDRM